One segment of Brassica napus cultivar Da-Ae chromosome C3, Da-Ae, whole genome shotgun sequence DNA contains the following:
- the LOC106386625 gene encoding F-box/FBD/LRR-repeat protein At5g18770: MKLLYKYQKRSGVSSRSAREGEERAVISGEEDRISVLPDPLLCHILSFLTTEQAVWTSVLSSRWRYLWKWVPRLELDSFDFTNDKVCVDFIDKFLAFQGKSYLREFKLTIDHDVSNSNLSLYGPCLGRVVDMRKLERFQVENEFEHGGIVYIRFTLSASEALVSLKLHSVWLNGFKSLSFPSLKIMFLEDVGLPSDAAAEELISCSPVLQVLKICLCKYDSVVALRVCSLSLKSFTLKRMEPRYSRGHSVLIDAPKLGCLSLTDYYHFSSFEITSVADSFKVDIDVEFELMSDYLMEMKIIYNLLKNFSGVTKMTISWKTLEFIYSFHQTNPVPKFHDLTCLRAIMCLNASPKLLPIVLESCPNLKHLTLVKNWLKLFKF; encoded by the exons atGAAGCTCCTTTATAAGTACCAAAAGCG ATCAGGTGTCTCGTCTAGATCTGCTCGAGAAGGAGAAGAACGAGCTGTTATCAGCGGAGAAGAAGATAGGATAAGCGTATTGCCTGACCCGTTGTTATGTCACATACTTAGCTTTCTCACCACTGAGCAAGCGGTTTGGACAAGCGTTTTGTCCTCTAGATGGAGATACCTCTGGAAATGGGTTCCTAGGTTAGAACTAGACAGCTTTGATTTCACTAACGACAAGGTCTGTGTTGATTTCATCGACAAGTTTCTTGCTTTCCAAGGCAAGTCCTACTTGCGTGAGTTCAAGTTAACCATTGACCATGATGTCTCCAACAGTAATCTTTCTCTTTACGGGCCGTGTCTCGGTAGAGTGGTTGATATGCGGAAGCTTGAACGTTTCCAAGTCGAGAATGAGTTTGAACATGGTGGCATTGTTTACATCCGGTTTACTCTTTCTGCGTCTGAGGCATTGGTCTCCTTAAAGCTCCATTCCGTTTGGTTGAATGGTTTTAAGTCTCTTTCCTTTCCCTCTCTCAAGATCATGTTCCTGGAAGACGTTGGTCTTCCTAGCGATGCGGCTGCAGAGGAGTTGATCTCCTGCTCTCCTGTTCTACAAGTTTTGAAAATATGCCTTTGTAAATATGATTCTGTGGTAGCTTTACGTGTCTGCTCACTGTCGTTAAAGAGCTTCACTTTGAAACGAATGGAGCCTCGTTATTCTCGTGGACATTCTGTGTTGATTGATGCCCCGAAGCTCGGGTGTCTGAGTCTCACGGATTACTACCATTTCAGCAGCTTTGAGATAACCAGTGTGGCTGACTCTTTCAAGGTTGATATCGATGTCGAGTTTGAGCTAATGAGTGATTACTTGATGGAAATGAAGATCATCTACAATCTTCTCAAGAATTTTTCAGGTGTTACAAAAATGACCATATCTTGGAAAACTCTGGAG TTTATATATAGTTTCCATCAGACGAACCCAGTCCCCAAATTTCATGACTTGACTTGTTTGCGTGCCATTATGTGTTTAAACGCATCCCCTAAACTATTGCCAATCGTTCTTGAGAGCTGCCCCAATCTGAAACACTTGACATTGGTAAAAAATTGGCTAAAACTTTTCAAGTTCTGA
- the LOC125584459 gene encoding F-box/FBD/LRR-repeat protein At5g18770-like — MAADSVKVDIDVEFELMTDYLSELKIIYNLVKSFLGAEDMTRSWRTLLFIHSSPLTNFLPKFHGLTRLRATMCLNASPELLPIVLESCPNVKHFDIEVIARLSTVLSRCLVSSLESVEMECPVTEIATELDLARYFMKNSTTLKKLVLRLNQSSTGEKHRPGVLDQLIESPRLSSLCQFEVIPVVPISESFV, encoded by the exons ATGGCAGCTGACTCTGTCAAGGTTGATATTGATGTCGAGTTTGAGCTGATGACTGATTACTTGTCGGAACTGAAGATCATCTACAATCTTGTCAAGAGTTTTTTAGGTGCTGAAGATATGACCAGATCATGGAGAACACTGCTG TTTATACATAGTTCCCCTCTGACGAACTTTCTCCCCAAATTTCATGGCTTGACTCGTTTGCGTGCCACTATGTGCTTAAATGCATCCCCTGAACTATTGCCAATCGTTCTTGAGAGCTGTCCCAATGTGAAACACTTTGACATTG AAGTGATAGCTAGACTCTCCACTGTGCTGTCTCGTTGTTTGGTGTCGTCTCTTGAATCTGTTGAAATGGAATGCCCGGTCACGGAGATAGCTACTGAACTGGATTTGGCTAGATACTTTATGAAGAATTCTACAACACTCAAGAAGCTCGTACTACGTTTGAATCAGTCTTCTACTGGAGAGAAACACAGGCCTGGTGTCTTGGACCAACTCATTGAATCTCCAAGACTCTCTAGTTTGTGTCAGTTCGAAGTTATTCCAGTGGTTCCAATCTCAGAATCATTTGTGTGA